From the Microbacterium thalassium genome, one window contains:
- a CDS encoding aminotransferase class V-fold PLP-dependent enzyme → MSSPVSAASALDAEALRADFPILRQEVNGHPLVYLDSGATSQKPQAVIDAEVDFLTHTNSAVHRGAHTLAAESTDAFEDAREAVAGFVGADAEQLVWTSGATAGLNLVAYSIGNATAGRGAPASARFALKPGDEIVLTETEHHANLIPWQELAARTGARLRHIPVRDDGTLDLEAASALIGARTRIVAFPHVSNVLGIVNPVAELVAMATDAGALTVLDACQSAPHLPVDLPALGVDLAVFSGHKMLGPYAVGGLYGREDVLADLPPFLTGGSMITTVTLDEADYLPPPQRFEAGTQPVSQAIGLAAAVRYLEAIGMPAVHAHEAHLERRMRDGLREIPGVRLLGDAEGVERVALSAFDVEGVHAHDAGQFLDSRGVAVRVGHHCAQPLHRRYGLTATVRASAAVFTTDADVDVFLDAVSGIRSFFGVTA, encoded by the coding sequence GTGAGTTCCCCCGTTTCCGCCGCGTCGGCGCTCGACGCCGAGGCGCTGCGCGCCGACTTCCCGATCCTCCGGCAGGAGGTCAACGGGCACCCGCTCGTGTACCTCGACTCGGGTGCGACGAGCCAGAAGCCGCAGGCGGTCATCGACGCCGAGGTGGACTTCCTCACGCACACGAACTCCGCCGTGCACCGCGGCGCGCACACGCTCGCCGCCGAGTCCACGGATGCCTTCGAGGATGCGCGCGAGGCGGTCGCGGGCTTCGTCGGCGCCGACGCCGAGCAGCTGGTGTGGACCTCCGGCGCCACCGCGGGCCTCAACCTCGTCGCGTATTCGATCGGCAACGCCACCGCCGGCCGCGGCGCTCCGGCGAGCGCCCGCTTCGCGCTGAAGCCCGGCGACGAGATCGTGCTGACCGAGACCGAGCACCACGCCAACCTCATCCCGTGGCAGGAGCTCGCCGCCCGCACCGGCGCGCGGCTGCGCCACATCCCGGTGCGCGACGACGGCACGCTCGACCTCGAGGCGGCATCCGCCCTCATCGGCGCGCGCACCCGCATCGTGGCATTCCCGCACGTCTCCAACGTGCTCGGCATCGTCAACCCCGTCGCCGAGCTCGTGGCCATGGCGACGGATGCCGGCGCCCTCACGGTGCTCGACGCGTGCCAGTCCGCGCCCCACCTGCCCGTCGACCTCCCCGCGCTGGGCGTCGACCTCGCGGTGTTCTCGGGCCACAAGATGCTCGGCCCGTACGCCGTCGGCGGCCTGTACGGGCGCGAGGACGTCCTCGCCGACCTGCCGCCGTTCCTCACCGGCGGCTCCATGATCACCACCGTCACCCTCGACGAGGCCGACTACCTGCCGCCGCCGCAGCGGTTCGAGGCGGGCACGCAGCCGGTGTCGCAGGCGATCGGGCTGGCGGCGGCCGTCCGCTACCTCGAGGCCATCGGGATGCCGGCCGTGCACGCGCACGAGGCGCACCTCGAGCGGCGCATGCGCGACGGACTGCGCGAGATCCCCGGCGTCCGCCTTCTCGGCGACGCCGAGGGCGTCGAGCGCGTCGCGCTGTCGGCGTTCGACGTCGAGGGCGTCCACGCGCACGACGCCGGCCAGTTCCTGGACTCGCGCGGCGTCGCCGTGCGCGTCGGCCACCACTGCGCCCAGCCCCTGCACCGCCGCTACGGCCTCACCGCCACCGTGCGCGCGAGCGCCGCCGTGTTCACCACGGATGCCGACGTCGACGTCTTCCTCGACGCCGTGTCCGGCATCCGCTCGTTCTTCGGAGTCACCGCATGA
- a CDS encoding Fic family protein, with protein MEIERSAHSPIGSLVPISGIDGRFNRPFEHVAFVTDPLGQEPTLAGETWHAVAAASRALARLDQASRQVPNPRMFLRPTLRREAQSTSALEGTFAPLEQVLASDATDAPSRSKELAEVLNYVEAATLAYDAIEQGRPLNVGLLETVHRILVRGTDADTDQAGRIRTTQVSIGSPTGAIEDARFVPMPAGTSLNVAVQDLTNWVRTAPGPRDPIVAAAMAHYQFETLHPFNDGNGRIGRLMMVLQLMGDGLVTEPLLSVSPWFEARRTQYQDHLATVSAEGKWDQWIRFFAEGVTSSADDVARRVDRMLAVQSRYVQILQDANARGVIRDIVDALISDQVITVAMMSERFGKTPQAVSPAIAKLIELGILSGPYGNYGRQYIADDIFLAVTSPVGRVPDRDTPLRSEVPTNPSAL; from the coding sequence GTGGAGATCGAGCGCTCTGCACACAGTCCGATCGGATCGCTCGTGCCGATCAGCGGGATCGATGGTCGCTTCAACCGACCGTTCGAGCATGTCGCTTTCGTCACCGATCCTCTCGGGCAGGAGCCCACCCTCGCGGGAGAGACTTGGCATGCGGTCGCTGCCGCCAGTAGAGCTCTCGCAAGGCTCGACCAGGCATCCAGACAGGTTCCCAACCCACGCATGTTCCTGCGCCCAACGCTTCGTCGTGAGGCACAGAGCACATCCGCCTTGGAAGGAACCTTCGCCCCCCTGGAGCAGGTTCTTGCATCCGACGCGACCGACGCGCCGAGTCGGAGCAAGGAGCTCGCCGAAGTTCTCAACTACGTCGAGGCCGCAACGCTCGCGTATGACGCAATCGAGCAAGGGCGCCCCCTCAACGTGGGTCTGCTCGAGACCGTGCATCGCATCCTTGTGCGGGGCACGGATGCCGACACCGACCAGGCTGGGCGGATCCGAACGACGCAGGTTTCGATTGGCAGCCCGACCGGCGCGATTGAAGATGCGCGGTTCGTGCCGATGCCAGCAGGAACTAGCCTCAACGTCGCAGTCCAGGACCTGACCAACTGGGTCCGGACAGCGCCTGGGCCACGCGACCCCATCGTTGCTGCAGCCATGGCCCACTACCAGTTTGAGACGCTCCACCCCTTCAACGACGGAAACGGCCGTATCGGCCGACTCATGATGGTGCTGCAGTTGATGGGCGATGGCCTAGTGACCGAGCCGCTCCTGAGTGTGTCGCCGTGGTTCGAAGCGCGACGCACTCAGTACCAAGACCACCTCGCGACGGTCTCCGCAGAAGGCAAGTGGGATCAGTGGATTCGGTTCTTCGCGGAGGGCGTCACATCATCAGCTGACGATGTCGCGCGCCGAGTGGATCGAATGCTTGCCGTGCAGTCTCGGTATGTACAGATACTTCAGGACGCCAATGCCCGCGGCGTGATTCGCGACATTGTCGACGCGCTCATCAGTGACCAGGTGATCACGGTCGCCATGATGAGCGAGAGGTTCGGCAAGACCCCGCAGGCGGTTTCGCCCGCGATTGCCAAGCTCATTGAGCTCGGAATCCTCTCCGGTCCGTACGGCAACTACGGGCGTCAGTACATCGCAGATGACATCTTCCTAGCGGTCACGTCACCCGTTGGCCGGGTGCCAGATCGTGATACCCCCCTGCGGAGTGAAGTCCCGACCAACCCGTCTGCTCTATAG
- a CDS encoding ArsR/SmtB family transcription factor — MVAQSELTDAEIDRIFHALAAATRRDILRRTAMQEQSVSTLAADYDMSFAAVQKHVAVLEAANLIVKRAEGRERLVRADPATLARARVLLTQYEDLWRARVDRLDALLAEPPRTDPGERD, encoded by the coding sequence ATGGTTGCACAAAGTGAACTGACGGATGCTGAGATCGACCGCATCTTCCACGCGCTGGCCGCGGCCACGCGCCGGGACATCCTGCGCCGCACGGCGATGCAGGAGCAGTCGGTGTCGACCCTCGCGGCCGACTACGACATGTCGTTCGCGGCCGTCCAGAAGCACGTCGCCGTCCTCGAGGCGGCGAACCTCATCGTCAAGCGCGCCGAGGGGCGGGAACGGCTGGTCCGCGCCGATCCCGCCACCCTCGCCCGCGCCCGCGTGCTGCTGACGCAGTACGAGGACCTGTGGCGAGCCCGCGTCGACCGCCTCGACGCCCTGCTCGCCGAACCCCCGCGGACCGACCCCGGCGAAAGGGACTGA
- a CDS encoding S10 family peptidase: protein MPESTADTTDAATTGGASNAKAGARGPVTPAWEAPPGASAPMTWAPEGHEPISLTATADWTVLRREESPAAEVFAVSYLATDAAPDRPVTFVFNGGPGASSAYLHVGAIGPRRVVLPDDGSTARMPVRLVDNDASWIADTDLVFIDPVGTGFSRPIPAEPDAGKDAPTYWSYDRDLAAMREFISRWLSRNGRWSAPVFIAGESYGGYRVGRLAWSLPKDEGVGLAGAVLISPALEITPLTFTDYATDPYVDTVPTMAAGAFHHGRCRAPEAADGADAVAAAAAAFATTDYATFLMRGAAVPAEERDAVLSRLADLIGLAPAVVEHLQGRIRIDRWVREILRDRGEVAGLYDVTQTVVDPFPDRVSFEGGDHTLAGSTAAFTMAINHLLRAEIGVETDRQYAVLSYEVNKKWATDEGHHALDAPPGSVDDLRRGLTLNPHLEVLVVHGRHDLVTPLDSSRRMIDLMRLAPATGDRVRVRAYEGGHMFYTLSDSRDAFTADVREFFAACLPAGADDQDH, encoded by the coding sequence ATGCCCGAATCAACCGCAGACACGACGGATGCCGCAACCACCGGCGGTGCATCGAACGCGAAGGCCGGAGCCCGCGGCCCCGTCACCCCCGCATGGGAAGCACCCCCCGGAGCGAGCGCCCCCATGACGTGGGCGCCCGAGGGTCACGAGCCCATCTCGCTCACCGCGACCGCGGACTGGACGGTGCTGCGGCGGGAGGAATCCCCGGCCGCCGAGGTGTTCGCCGTCTCGTATCTCGCCACCGACGCGGCCCCCGATCGTCCCGTGACGTTCGTGTTCAACGGCGGACCGGGCGCCTCGTCCGCGTATCTGCACGTCGGCGCGATCGGCCCCCGGCGCGTCGTCCTGCCTGACGACGGCTCGACCGCGCGGATGCCGGTGCGCCTGGTCGACAACGACGCCTCGTGGATCGCCGACACCGACCTGGTGTTCATCGACCCGGTCGGCACCGGCTTCTCGCGCCCCATCCCGGCGGAGCCGGACGCGGGCAAGGATGCGCCGACCTACTGGAGCTACGACCGCGACCTCGCGGCGATGCGCGAGTTCATCAGCCGCTGGCTGTCGCGCAACGGCCGGTGGTCGGCGCCGGTGTTCATCGCCGGCGAGAGCTACGGCGGCTACCGCGTCGGGCGCCTCGCCTGGTCGCTGCCGAAGGACGAGGGCGTCGGGCTCGCCGGCGCCGTCCTCATCTCGCCGGCGCTCGAGATCACCCCGCTCACCTTCACCGACTACGCTACCGACCCGTACGTCGACACGGTTCCGACCATGGCGGCGGGCGCGTTCCACCACGGGCGCTGCCGGGCGCCCGAGGCGGCGGACGGCGCCGATGCGGTCGCTGCGGCCGCCGCCGCGTTCGCGACGACCGACTACGCCACGTTCCTGATGCGCGGCGCCGCGGTTCCGGCCGAGGAGAGGGACGCCGTGCTCTCGCGCCTGGCCGACCTCATCGGACTCGCACCCGCGGTGGTCGAGCACCTACAGGGCCGCATCCGCATCGATCGCTGGGTCCGCGAGATCCTCCGCGATCGCGGCGAGGTCGCGGGACTCTACGACGTCACCCAGACCGTCGTCGACCCGTTCCCGGACCGCGTGTCCTTCGAAGGCGGCGACCACACCCTGGCCGGCTCGACGGCGGCGTTCACCATGGCGATCAACCATCTGCTCCGCGCCGAGATCGGGGTCGAGACCGACCGGCAGTACGCGGTGCTCAGCTACGAGGTGAACAAGAAGTGGGCGACCGACGAGGGCCACCATGCGCTCGATGCCCCTCCGGGTTCGGTCGACGACCTGCGCCGAGGTCTCACCCTCAATCCCCACCTGGAAGTGCTCGTCGTGCACGGTCGCCACGATCTCGTGACGCCGCTGGACAGCTCCCGCCGCATGATCGATCTCATGCGCCTGGCTCCGGCCACCGGCGACCGCGTGCGCGTGCGCGCCTACGAGGGCGGGCACATGTTCTACACGCTCAGCGACAGCCGCGACGCGTTCACCGCCGACGTGCGCGAGTTCTTCGCCGCCTGCCTGCCCGCGGGCGCAGACGACCAGGACCACTGA
- a CDS encoding DUF1801 domain-containing protein: MEMVNDDVDEFLDETARSHEMRALDRAITEALPGLTRVLWRGTMWGGTEQAIIGYGLIVQPRPRGADVEWFLVGLAEQKRHLSIYVNAADSEGYLVQRHAYRLGAVRVGAAAITFTAIDRLDLEEFRTMLQRARELMPDAR; encoded by the coding sequence GTGGAAATGGTGAACGATGACGTCGACGAGTTCCTAGACGAGACGGCGCGGTCACATGAGATGCGTGCGCTCGACAGGGCGATCACCGAGGCTCTGCCCGGCCTGACTCGCGTGCTATGGCGAGGGACGATGTGGGGCGGGACCGAGCAAGCCATCATCGGGTACGGCCTGATCGTCCAGCCGCGGCCACGCGGGGCAGACGTCGAGTGGTTCCTCGTGGGATTGGCCGAGCAGAAGCGACACCTGTCCATCTACGTCAACGCGGCGGACTCCGAGGGGTACCTCGTGCAGCGCCACGCTTATCGGCTTGGAGCTGTGAGAGTGGGTGCCGCGGCGATCACCTTCACGGCGATCGACCGGCTCGACCTCGAGGAGTTCCGCACGATGCTCCAGCGAGCGCGCGAACTCATGCCCGACGCACGGTAG
- a CDS encoding amidohydrolase yields MTLDLEALYTDLHRHPELSFQETRTAGVIAAKLTELGIEFEEGIGRTGIAAIIRNGEGPVVWLRADTDGLPVHELTGLPYASLARGIDPAGADVPVMHACGHDMHITAMLGALEQLVSTKDEWSGTIVTVFQPAEEYGAGAQAMIADGVLDRYPKPDVVLGQHVTPLPAGTIGVRSGTQMAASDGLRVVLYGRGGHGSRPHSTVDPVVMAAATIMRLQTIASREVDPRDVAVVTVGSIHAGLKNNIIPAEAVLELSLRYPDDVARDKVMQKVERIITAEAAASGAETAPDITIDHTLPPTINDVDATVRLRAAFERSFGEGTVVDPGMFTGSEDVSWFARESGAPLVYWFWGGVDPEKYAAAESAGTIEKDIPTNHSPYFAPVMQPTLSNGVANIVVAAREFLA; encoded by the coding sequence ATGACGCTCGACCTCGAGGCCCTGTACACCGATCTCCACCGGCACCCCGAGCTGTCGTTCCAGGAGACCCGCACGGCCGGGGTGATCGCCGCCAAGCTCACCGAGCTCGGCATCGAGTTCGAAGAGGGCATCGGGCGCACCGGCATCGCCGCGATCATCCGCAACGGCGAGGGCCCTGTGGTGTGGCTGCGCGCCGACACCGACGGCCTCCCGGTCCACGAGCTCACGGGCCTGCCCTATGCGAGCCTCGCGCGTGGCATCGACCCGGCCGGCGCCGACGTGCCCGTCATGCACGCGTGCGGCCACGACATGCACATCACCGCGATGCTCGGCGCGCTCGAGCAGCTGGTGTCGACGAAGGACGAGTGGTCGGGAACGATCGTCACGGTCTTCCAGCCGGCCGAGGAGTACGGCGCGGGCGCGCAGGCGATGATCGCCGACGGCGTGCTGGACCGCTACCCGAAGCCCGACGTCGTGCTCGGCCAGCACGTGACGCCGCTTCCCGCGGGCACGATCGGCGTGCGCAGCGGAACGCAGATGGCGGCATCCGACGGCCTGCGCGTCGTGCTGTACGGCCGCGGCGGCCACGGTTCGCGCCCGCACTCGACCGTCGACCCTGTCGTGATGGCCGCCGCCACGATCATGCGGCTGCAGACGATCGCGTCGCGCGAGGTCGACCCGCGCGATGTCGCCGTCGTGACCGTGGGCTCCATCCACGCGGGGCTGAAGAACAACATCATCCCCGCCGAGGCGGTCCTCGAGCTGAGCCTGCGCTACCCCGACGACGTCGCGCGCGACAAGGTCATGCAGAAGGTCGAGCGCATCATCACCGCCGAGGCGGCGGCATCCGGCGCCGAGACCGCGCCCGACATCACGATCGACCACACGCTGCCGCCGACCATCAACGACGTCGACGCGACGGTGCGCCTGCGCGCGGCCTTCGAGCGCAGCTTCGGCGAGGGGACGGTCGTCGACCCGGGCATGTTCACCGGCAGCGAGGACGTGTCGTGGTTCGCGCGCGAGTCCGGCGCCCCGCTCGTGTACTGGTTCTGGGGCGGCGTGGATCCCGAGAAGTACGCCGCCGCGGAGTCCGCCGGGACGATCGAGAAGGACATCCCGACGAACCACTCCCCCTACTTCGCGCCGGTGATGCAGCCCACGCTGTCGAACGGCGTCGCGAACATCGTGGTCGCCGCCCGCGAGTTCCTGGCCTGA
- a CDS encoding type II toxin-antitoxin system RelE family toxin: MSGPYEVIFTRSARRALEITLPESVAAAVFEFIVGPLADNPRRLGKPLREPLAPLYSARRGEYRVLYRIEDDRLVIEIVTIEHRRDVYHRR, translated from the coding sequence GTGAGCGGGCCCTACGAGGTCATCTTCACGCGATCGGCGAGACGCGCGCTCGAGATCACGCTCCCCGAATCCGTCGCGGCGGCCGTGTTCGAGTTCATCGTCGGGCCTCTGGCCGACAACCCGAGGAGACTGGGCAAACCGTTGCGTGAGCCGCTCGCGCCTTTGTACTCAGCGCGTCGCGGCGAGTATCGCGTGCTCTATCGGATCGAGGACGACCGACTGGTCATCGAGATCGTCACCATCGAGCATCGTCGGGACGTGTACCACCGCCGCTGA
- a CDS encoding recombinase family protein, with the protein MNGIQIGYARVSTADQDLTSQRDALLRLGVLDSNIYVDHGLTGTNRARPGLREALAAVREGDTLVVTKLDRLARSVRDARDIADELTTKGVALSLGGSRYDPTDPVGRLLFNVLAMVAEFERDLISMRTKEGMAVARAKGHLKGKQPKLSMTQRKLLFDVQDRGEYTQTEIAELFNVSRATVYRELQRRRVAFLANCEAHIF; encoded by the coding sequence ATGAATGGAATACAGATTGGCTATGCCAGAGTCTCCACCGCCGATCAGGACCTCACCTCGCAGCGGGACGCCCTGCTGCGACTGGGAGTCCTCGATTCGAACATCTATGTCGACCACGGGCTGACCGGCACCAACCGGGCCAGGCCTGGGCTGCGCGAAGCGCTCGCCGCCGTCCGAGAAGGCGACACCCTCGTCGTGACCAAGCTCGACCGGCTCGCCCGGTCGGTGAGGGATGCACGCGACATCGCCGACGAGCTGACGACGAAAGGCGTCGCGCTCAGTCTCGGCGGCAGCAGGTACGACCCCACCGACCCGGTGGGTCGGCTGCTGTTCAACGTGCTCGCCATGGTCGCCGAGTTCGAACGCGACCTGATCAGCATGCGCACGAAGGAAGGGATGGCCGTCGCCCGAGCGAAGGGTCATCTCAAGGGCAAGCAGCCGAAGCTGTCCATGACGCAACGCAAGCTCCTGTTCGACGTCCAGGACCGGGGTGAATACACCCAGACCGAGATAGCCGAGCTGTTCAACGTCTCCCGCGCCACCGTGTACCGCGAGCTCCAGCGCCGCCGTGTGGCGTTCCTCGCCAACTGCGAAGCACACATCTTCTGA
- a CDS encoding type II toxin-antitoxin system Phd/YefM family antitoxin has protein sequence MTVLSLADARASLSKHIESAATTHERFEITRNGARVAVLLSAEDYDALVETVDILSSPDEVAALRAAIAELESGDVSSADEVRAAMVARGRLAE, from the coding sequence ATGACCGTACTCTCCCTGGCGGACGCTCGCGCATCGCTGAGCAAGCACATCGAATCGGCAGCGACCACCCATGAGCGATTCGAGATCACCCGCAACGGTGCTCGAGTCGCAGTTCTGCTGAGCGCTGAGGACTATGACGCGCTCGTAGAGACCGTCGACATCCTGAGCAGTCCCGACGAGGTCGCAGCCTTGAGGGCGGCGATCGCAGAGCTCGAGTCGGGCGACGTGTCGTCGGCAGATGAAGTTCGTGCCGCGATGGTCGCGCGCGGTCGGCTTGCCGAGTGA
- a CDS encoding GNAT family N-acetyltransferase produces the protein MSSPFSSTVTDFWLTVPPERMRRDAFRVIIDPGLRDDLSLTLLDVVDGGGLATFQPAVASLLSVEDGQSIASRELRARITDAGLALNGADNLFYLPLSARGELAAGMGQSDTRPLSEADAAAFAAFCATAPEADLDAAFVELDHWLVYGAFESGDLAAVASMYPWRDTRLADVGVITLPSLRGRGIGRRIVRAIAADAVSRGYEPQYRCQLDNLASVALAESAGFRRFGFWDVVTA, from the coding sequence GTGAGTTCTCCGTTCTCCTCGACCGTCACCGACTTCTGGCTGACCGTGCCGCCGGAGCGTATGCGCCGCGATGCCTTCCGCGTCATCATCGATCCGGGACTGCGGGATGATCTCTCGCTGACCTTGCTCGACGTCGTCGACGGTGGCGGGCTGGCCACGTTTCAACCGGCCGTCGCATCGCTGCTTTCGGTCGAGGACGGGCAGTCCATCGCTTCCCGCGAGCTTCGCGCACGCATCACGGATGCGGGACTCGCGCTCAACGGCGCCGACAACCTGTTCTATCTGCCGCTCTCAGCGCGCGGCGAGCTCGCCGCGGGCATGGGCCAGTCGGACACGCGCCCACTGTCCGAGGCCGACGCGGCCGCGTTCGCCGCGTTCTGCGCGACGGCGCCCGAGGCGGATCTGGACGCGGCGTTCGTCGAACTCGACCACTGGCTGGTCTACGGCGCGTTCGAGAGCGGCGACCTGGCGGCAGTGGCGAGCATGTACCCGTGGCGTGACACACGGCTGGCCGATGTGGGGGTCATCACCCTGCCCTCCCTCCGCGGCCGCGGCATCGGAAGGCGAATCGTTCGGGCCATCGCGGCGGATGCGGTGAGCCGCGGGTATGAACCGCAGTACCGCTGCCAACTCGACAACCTCGCCTCCGTCGCTCTCGCCGAGTCGGCCGGCTTCCGCCGCTTCGGCTTCTGGGACGTCGTCACGGCCTGA
- the sufU gene encoding Fe-S cluster assembly sulfur transfer protein SufU: MSLESLYQELILDHSKRPKGKGLADEEGRSATSFQRNPVCGDEISLRVRLTDDGSAIRDITWDGQGCSISQASASMLVALIEEDGGDDGLATEDATALIDGFREALRSRGKIPLDEETFADAAALSGVSKFSARVKCAMLAWVALEDAMARA, from the coding sequence ATGAGCCTCGAATCGCTCTACCAGGAGCTGATCCTCGACCACTCCAAGCGCCCCAAGGGCAAGGGCCTGGCCGACGAGGAGGGCCGCTCGGCCACGTCGTTCCAGCGCAACCCGGTGTGCGGCGACGAGATCTCGTTGCGCGTGCGCCTGACCGACGACGGCTCGGCGATCCGCGACATCACGTGGGACGGGCAGGGATGCTCGATCTCGCAGGCATCCGCGTCGATGCTCGTGGCGCTCATCGAAGAGGACGGCGGCGACGACGGTCTTGCGACCGAGGACGCCACCGCCCTCATCGACGGCTTCCGCGAGGCACTGCGCTCGCGCGGCAAGATCCCCCTGGACGAGGAGACCTTCGCCGACGCCGCAGCCCTGTCGGGGGTGTCGAAGTTCTCGGCGCGCGTGAAGTGCGCGATGCTCGCATGGGTCGCCCTCGAGGACGCGATGGCGCGCGCCTGA
- a CDS encoding SRPBCC family protein, with the protein MPVIDITSDPEALTMTVVAEFDAPVERLWSVYTDPRQLERFWGPPGWPATFALFQLSVGGRALYAMNGPRGEVARGAWEFLAIEEPNRFEVLDTFVNEDGSAIDGMPTMRMTFGFEEAGAGSRMRCVSHFTSAEALEQVIAMGSIEGTRLAMGQLDRVLHDLREYSQGQGTQTEVLSDTQVRITRLVDGPRDLVWRAHTEPELMKKWLLGPDGWTMTECEMPDAAPGPYRYAWAPVDGGEGEPFGFDGEVTLMDAPRRMVSTEHMTGTEYPPTLNDLQLYEEDGATLITMIIMYPDAATRDMVLATGMTDGMEASYARLERELLAV; encoded by the coding sequence ATGCCCGTCATCGACATCACCAGCGATCCCGAGGCGCTCACCATGACCGTGGTGGCCGAGTTCGACGCCCCCGTCGAGCGGCTCTGGAGCGTCTACACCGACCCCCGCCAGCTCGAGCGCTTCTGGGGCCCTCCCGGCTGGCCGGCGACGTTCGCGCTGTTCCAGCTCAGCGTCGGCGGACGCGCGCTCTACGCCATGAACGGCCCGCGGGGCGAAGTCGCGCGCGGCGCGTGGGAGTTCCTCGCGATCGAGGAGCCGAACCGCTTCGAGGTGCTCGACACCTTCGTGAACGAGGACGGATCGGCGATCGACGGGATGCCGACGATGCGCATGACGTTCGGGTTCGAAGAGGCCGGCGCCGGCAGCCGCATGCGGTGCGTCAGCCACTTCACCTCCGCCGAGGCGCTCGAGCAGGTCATCGCGATGGGCTCCATCGAGGGTACGCGCCTGGCCATGGGTCAGCTCGACCGCGTGCTCCACGACCTGCGGGAGTACTCGCAGGGCCAGGGCACGCAGACCGAGGTGCTCAGCGACACCCAGGTGCGCATCACGCGCCTCGTCGACGGCCCGCGCGACCTGGTGTGGCGCGCGCACACCGAGCCCGAGCTCATGAAGAAGTGGCTGCTCGGCCCCGACGGCTGGACCATGACGGAGTGCGAGATGCCGGATGCCGCACCCGGCCCGTACCGCTACGCGTGGGCGCCGGTCGACGGCGGCGAGGGCGAGCCGTTCGGTTTCGACGGCGAGGTGACGCTCATGGACGCGCCCCGCCGCATGGTCTCGACCGAGCACATGACCGGAACGGAATATCCGCCGACGCTCAACGACCTGCAGCTCTATGAAGAGGACGGCGCGACGCTCATCACGATGATCATCATGTATCCGGATGCCGCCACCCGCGACATGGTGCTCGCCACCGGCATGACCGACGGCATGGAGGCCTCGTACGCCCGGCTGGAGCGCGAGCTGCTGGCGGTGTAG
- a CDS encoding serine hydrolase domain-containing protein has product MRTQSRGVGRAVGALAVVATTLALGAGCSGGPSPEELATVDYAPVADGDWQVSTPSDAGLDPAAVAELYYDAGELETIYSLLVVKDGSLIAEDYFHIGSIEQKALVQSVAKSFTSALVGIAIEQGCLAGVDERMVDFFPEYADRMGDLRKNEITVEEMLQLRAGYPPEESDEALWEAVWSGDYAHLVADVPLNADPGTEFQYSNLTAHWLGIIVARACDTDLETLAREQLLGPMGGEVGPWRKDVDGYNWAAGELHVTARDAAKFGMLYLDEGEYDGTRVISADWVRDSLQTYSEGAYGNIGDFRDVGYGYLWWSARIGDHDVNFAWGHGGQLIVLVHDLDMVVVVTADPFYETFGSESWKHEKANFELVGEFIAGLS; this is encoded by the coding sequence ATGCGCACCCAGTCCCGTGGCGTCGGCAGGGCGGTCGGCGCCCTCGCCGTCGTGGCGACCACCCTGGCTCTGGGGGCCGGCTGCAGCGGCGGCCCGTCGCCCGAGGAGCTCGCGACCGTCGACTACGCACCGGTCGCGGACGGCGACTGGCAGGTGTCGACACCGTCCGATGCGGGACTGGATCCGGCCGCTGTTGCCGAGCTGTACTACGACGCCGGGGAACTCGAGACGATCTACAGCCTGCTCGTGGTCAAGGACGGCAGCCTGATCGCCGAAGACTACTTCCACATCGGCTCGATCGAGCAGAAGGCGCTGGTGCAGTCCGTGGCGAAGAGCTTCACGTCGGCGCTGGTCGGCATCGCCATCGAGCAGGGCTGCCTGGCGGGCGTCGACGAGCGGATGGTCGATTTCTTCCCTGAGTACGCCGACCGGATGGGCGACCTGCGAAAGAACGAGATCACGGTCGAGGAGATGCTGCAGCTACGGGCGGGCTACCCTCCGGAGGAGAGCGACGAGGCGCTCTGGGAGGCCGTCTGGTCCGGCGACTACGCACATCTCGTCGCCGACGTCCCCCTGAACGCGGACCCCGGGACCGAGTTCCAGTACAGCAACCTGACCGCCCACTGGCTCGGGATCATCGTGGCGCGGGCATGCGACACCGATCTGGAGACCCTCGCTCGGGAACAGCTGCTCGGCCCGATGGGCGGCGAGGTCGGTCCCTGGAGAAAGGACGTGGACGGCTACAACTGGGCCGCCGGCGAGCTGCACGTCACCGCGCGGGACGCGGCGAAGTTCGGGATGCTGTACCTCGACGAAGGCGAGTACGACGGCACGCGCGTGATCTCGGCGGACTGGGTGCGCGATTCGCTGCAGACCTATTCGGAGGGCGCGTACGGCAACATCGGCGACTTCCGTGACGTCGGCTACGGGTACCTGTGGTGGTCGGCGCGCATCGGCGACCACGACGTCAACTTCGCGTGGGGCCACGGTGGACAGCTCATCGTCCTGGTGCACGACCTCGACATGGTGGTCGTCGTCACCGCCGACCCGTTCTACGAAACATTCGGATCCGAGTCGTGGAAGCACGAGAAGGCCAACTTCGAACTCGTCGGCGAGTTCATCGCCGGACTGTCGTAG